Proteins from a single region of Haloterrigena alkaliphila:
- a CDS encoding 4-phosphopantoate--beta-alanine ligase, which yields MTDYDTVSADVEHEEEIPEDHPRYQDLLTRHRIEKGVEKGITHLQGMHAEGRGSAFDYLLGEETIPSADEAERAAAAHLLLAERPVLSINGNVAALVPGEMVDLAEATGADLEVNLFNRTDERIQAIADHLREHGAENVRGLEADARIPNLDHQRAKVDADGIYAADVVLVPLEDGDRAEALDEMDKVEIVIDLNPLSRSPQVADVPIVDNIIRAVPNMTEHARELADADETSLRAIIEEFDREAALEAAEDRIRSGEL from the coding sequence GTGACCGATTACGACACCGTCTCCGCCGACGTCGAGCACGAGGAGGAGATTCCGGAGGACCACCCGAGATACCAGGACCTGCTCACCCGCCACCGAATCGAGAAGGGCGTCGAGAAGGGGATCACGCACCTGCAGGGGATGCACGCCGAGGGCCGGGGCAGCGCCTTCGATTACCTGCTCGGCGAGGAGACGATCCCCAGCGCCGACGAGGCCGAGCGGGCGGCCGCCGCGCACTTGCTGCTCGCCGAGCGGCCCGTGCTCTCGATCAACGGCAACGTCGCCGCGCTCGTCCCCGGCGAGATGGTCGACCTGGCCGAGGCCACCGGTGCCGACCTCGAGGTCAACCTCTTCAACCGCACCGACGAGCGAATTCAGGCGATCGCCGACCACCTCCGCGAGCACGGCGCCGAGAACGTTAGGGGGCTCGAGGCCGACGCGCGGATTCCGAACCTGGACCACCAGCGCGCGAAGGTCGACGCGGACGGGATCTACGCGGCCGACGTCGTGCTCGTCCCCCTCGAGGACGGCGACCGCGCCGAGGCGTTAGACGAGATGGACAAGGTCGAAATCGTGATCGACCTCAACCCGCTCTCGCGGTCGCCGCAGGTCGCGGACGTGCCGATCGTCGACAACATCATCCGCGCCGTCCCGAACATGACCGAGCACGCGCGGGAACTCGCCGACGCCGACGAGACGTCGTTGCGAGCGATCATCGAGGAATTCGATCGGGAGGCGGCCCTCGAGGCCGCCGAGGACCGGATTCGGTCGGGTGAGCTATAG
- a CDS encoding universal stress protein: MYDCILVPTDGSPEVERAVDYAFDLARTHDATVRTVYVVSVANYGGLPMETAMEGISGALRDEGEQAVERVEELAPDDVDVETKVLEGAPSRVIVDQARPGECDLVVMGTHGRGGIDRLLLGSVTERVVRRADVPVLTVQVEPTEREEQRDRERVAAE; the protein is encoded by the coding sequence ATGTACGACTGCATCCTCGTTCCGACCGACGGGTCGCCGGAGGTCGAACGCGCCGTCGACTACGCGTTCGATCTGGCGCGCACGCACGACGCGACGGTCCGGACGGTCTACGTCGTCAGCGTCGCCAACTACGGCGGCCTCCCCATGGAAACCGCCATGGAGGGGATCAGCGGCGCGCTCCGGGACGAGGGCGAGCAGGCCGTCGAGCGGGTCGAGGAGCTCGCGCCCGACGACGTCGACGTCGAAACGAAGGTCCTCGAGGGGGCGCCGAGTCGCGTCATCGTCGACCAGGCCCGACCGGGCGAGTGCGACCTCGTGGTCATGGGAACCCACGGCCGCGGCGGCATCGATCGCCTCCTGCTGGGCAGCGTGACCGAGCGCGTCGTCCGCAGGGCGGACGTACCGGTGCTGACCGTGCAGGTCGAACCGACGGAGCGCGAGGAGCAGCGGGACCGCGAACGCGTCGCTGCCGAGTGA
- a CDS encoding helix-turn-helix domain-containing protein has translation MKSMGIRLQYAPEAVPPLHEGLCESPDLEREVIVGGQAVDGVETITSFVYGDPEAYEALLADLETVLEYDITPTEDGFFLYLRRGLGADGLSLLNALAQETVVVVPPIEVRSDRTLRLTVVGHPAALTAVMDEVPDGMTMDVRWVSGDVTVTGTSITDRQQAALRAARAVGYYEIPRESGIEAVADELECAVSTASELVRRGEANAVDRVLEDEPSSIGE, from the coding sequence ATGAAGTCGATGGGCATCCGGCTGCAGTACGCCCCGGAGGCGGTGCCGCCGCTTCACGAGGGGCTCTGCGAGTCGCCCGACCTCGAGCGGGAGGTCATCGTCGGCGGGCAGGCGGTCGACGGCGTCGAGACGATCACGTCGTTCGTCTACGGCGATCCCGAGGCCTACGAGGCGCTGCTGGCGGACCTGGAGACCGTTCTCGAGTACGATATCACGCCGACTGAGGACGGATTTTTCCTCTACCTTCGACGGGGGCTCGGTGCGGACGGCCTGTCGCTGTTGAACGCTCTCGCACAGGAGACCGTCGTGGTCGTACCGCCGATCGAGGTCCGTTCAGATCGGACGCTTCGGCTGACCGTCGTCGGCCACCCGGCCGCCCTCACCGCCGTGATGGACGAGGTGCCCGACGGGATGACCATGGACGTCCGCTGGGTGAGCGGCGACGTGACGGTCACCGGCACGTCGATCACCGACCGCCAGCAAGCGGCCCTTCGCGCGGCCCGGGCGGTCGGTTACTACGAGATTCCACGGGAATCGGGTATCGAGGCGGTCGCCGACGAACTCGAGTGTGCCGTCTCGACGGCGTCGGAACTCGTCCGCCGCGGCGAGGCGAACGCGGTCGACCGGGTGCTCGAGGATGAGCCCTCGTCGATCGGTGAATAG
- a CDS encoding HalOD1 output domain-containing protein, translating into MTESIDPPDDDDIVARRELETTRNAPAVQLVELVAELEETDAMNLAPIYDRADDLVADLFTSPPEPDADAELEFSYHGYRIHVQQDGTVTVRRDLAESA; encoded by the coding sequence ATGACCGAGTCGATCGATCCGCCGGACGACGACGATATCGTCGCGCGCCGCGAACTCGAGACGACCCGGAACGCACCGGCGGTCCAGCTCGTGGAGCTCGTCGCCGAGCTCGAGGAGACCGACGCAATGAACCTCGCACCGATCTACGACCGCGCCGACGATCTGGTCGCCGATCTCTTCACGTCGCCGCCGGAGCCGGACGCCGACGCCGAACTCGAATTTTCCTATCACGGCTATCGCATCCACGTTCAGCAAGATGGGACCGTCACGGTTCGACGGGATCTGGCGGAATCGGCATAA
- a CDS encoding bacterio-opsin activator domain-containing protein — translation MSRSRSEKNAVEVEFRVDDPSYPFVDASRTEDCRLDLEVIFPHSEDGFVEYFTLEGGHPERILNVVDGCDDVDAELIARHDDGGRLRFHVRERCVAITTVEFGAIPRVVEAKGGSGRVVAEVASPFAATKLVDRFEREHPTATVEGYRSRSRSTPLLTHHDFTQTIVDSLTDRQREVFLTAYMNGYYDWPRKHEAAELAEKLGISPATFSQHLRTAQGKIFSRLLGTNDEGVFVE, via the coding sequence ATGAGCCGAAGCCGTAGCGAGAAGAACGCCGTCGAGGTCGAGTTTCGGGTCGACGACCCGTCGTATCCGTTCGTCGACGCGTCGCGGACCGAGGACTGTCGGCTCGACCTCGAGGTGATCTTTCCGCACTCCGAGGACGGGTTCGTCGAGTACTTCACCCTCGAAGGTGGACACCCGGAGCGGATCCTGAACGTGGTCGACGGCTGCGACGACGTCGACGCGGAACTCATCGCGCGCCACGACGACGGCGGCCGGCTCCGGTTCCACGTCCGCGAGCGCTGCGTCGCGATCACGACCGTCGAATTCGGCGCCATTCCGCGAGTCGTCGAGGCCAAGGGCGGGAGCGGCCGCGTCGTCGCGGAAGTGGCGTCGCCGTTCGCCGCAACCAAACTCGTGGATCGGTTCGAACGGGAGCACCCGACGGCCACCGTCGAGGGCTATCGCAGTCGGTCGCGGTCGACGCCGCTGCTCACGCACCACGATTTCACGCAGACGATCGTCGATTCGCTCACCGACAGGCAGCGGGAAGTGTTCCTGACCGCGTACATGAACGGCTACTACGACTGGCCGCGGAAACACGAGGCCGCCGAACTCGCCGAGAAACTGGGAATCTCGCCGGCGACGTTCTCACAGCACCTCCGGACCGCGCAGGGGAAGATCTTCAGTCGCCTCCTCGGTACGAACGACGAGGGCGTCTTCGTCGAGTGA
- a CDS encoding biotin--[acetyl-CoA-carboxylase] ligase has translation MNETRRAILEALSDGPVSGPDLADSLDISRAAVWKHIDGLREADFEIESGPNGYELVAVEAYNGPAVEFGLEAPFTVEYHDSIGSTNDRARELAGEGAADVAVVADEQTGSRGRLEREWSAPSGGVWVSVVSRPEIAPARAPLYTLAASVATARAAREAGVDARIKWPNDVVVPVGSEGDYRKLAGILTEMEGETDRVDWLVVGIGVNANLDADALPEGATSVRDEAGDVDRRLFVQRLLEEFDGSRNDLESVLPAWRDLALTLGQRVRVDRPSGELVGEAVDVTASGALVVETDDGRETVSAGDCEHLRPV, from the coding sequence ATGAACGAGACGCGACGAGCGATCCTCGAGGCGCTGTCCGACGGGCCGGTCTCGGGGCCGGACCTGGCCGACTCGCTGGATATCTCGCGGGCGGCGGTCTGGAAGCACATCGACGGCCTGCGCGAGGCCGATTTCGAGATCGAGAGCGGACCGAACGGCTACGAACTGGTCGCCGTCGAGGCGTACAACGGCCCCGCCGTCGAGTTCGGCCTCGAGGCGCCGTTTACCGTCGAGTACCACGACTCGATCGGGAGCACCAACGACCGCGCGCGCGAACTCGCCGGCGAGGGGGCCGCGGACGTCGCGGTCGTGGCGGACGAACAGACGGGCAGCCGCGGCCGCCTCGAGCGGGAGTGGTCGGCGCCGTCGGGCGGCGTCTGGGTGAGCGTCGTCAGCCGACCCGAGATCGCGCCCGCACGGGCCCCGCTATACACGCTCGCGGCGTCGGTCGCGACGGCGCGGGCGGCCCGCGAGGCTGGGGTGGACGCTCGGATCAAGTGGCCCAACGACGTGGTGGTCCCGGTCGGGTCGGAGGGCGACTACCGGAAGCTCGCGGGGATCCTCACGGAGATGGAGGGCGAAACCGACCGCGTCGACTGGCTCGTCGTCGGGATCGGCGTCAACGCGAACCTCGACGCCGACGCGCTTCCGGAGGGCGCGACGAGCGTTCGGGACGAGGCTGGCGACGTCGACCGCCGACTGTTCGTCCAGCGACTGCTCGAGGAGTTCGACGGCTCCCGGAACGACCTCGAGTCGGTCCTCCCGGCCTGGCGCGACCTGGCGCTGACGCTGGGGCAGCGAGTCAGGGTTGACCGGCCCTCGGGCGAACTGGTCGGCGAGGCTGTCGACGTCACGGCGTCGGGCGCGCTCGTCGTCGAGACCGACGACGGCCGGGAGACGGTGTCGGCGGGCGACTGCGAGCACTTGCGCCCCGTCTAA
- a CDS encoding acyl-CoA dehydrogenase family protein translates to MSFHLEPEQEAIRDAVRTFGENEIRPVAAEYEAEQRYPAELLAEAAALDFVAPHVPTEYGGAGMDPISTAIVTEELWRADPGVGGSIAAADFGTGMLVEYGDEWMCEEWLPRITAGETPIATGISEPAHGSNVAGMETRAEKSEAQRASERSGAAAEKEGDEYVIDGQKMWITNGTVADVTIIMAKTSPEKGHAGVTAFLTPTDVEGYEATPITNKLGIEAQDTAEIVLDGLRVPEENVVGEVDRGFYQLMEFFAPARVDVAAQATGVAQAALEAAIDYAGEREQFDRPIAEFQAIRHKIAEMATGIEAGRSLAYRAASALESGDDATATKLAAMAKLFASENAVDVTDEALQVHGGAGYVSDHPVERFYRDARITKIYDGTSEIQKNIVADQLL, encoded by the coding sequence ATGTCTTTCCACCTCGAGCCGGAGCAGGAAGCGATCCGCGACGCGGTCCGGACGTTCGGCGAGAACGAGATCCGACCGGTCGCCGCGGAGTACGAGGCCGAACAACGGTATCCGGCGGAACTGCTCGCCGAGGCGGCCGCTCTCGATTTCGTCGCGCCGCACGTCCCGACAGAGTACGGCGGCGCCGGCATGGACCCGATTTCGACCGCGATCGTCACCGAGGAACTGTGGCGGGCCGATCCCGGCGTCGGCGGGTCGATCGCCGCCGCGGACTTCGGGACCGGGATGCTCGTCGAGTACGGCGACGAGTGGATGTGCGAGGAGTGGCTGCCCCGGATTACCGCTGGCGAGACGCCGATCGCGACCGGAATCTCAGAGCCGGCCCACGGATCGAACGTCGCAGGGATGGAGACGCGCGCCGAAAAGAGCGAGGCGCAGCGCGCCTCGGAACGGAGCGGCGCAGCCGCGGAGAAGGAGGGCGACGAGTACGTCATCGACGGCCAGAAGATGTGGATCACCAACGGGACGGTCGCGGACGTGACGATCATCATGGCCAAGACCTCGCCCGAGAAGGGCCACGCCGGGGTCACCGCCTTCCTCACGCCGACCGACGTCGAGGGGTACGAGGCGACGCCTATCACGAACAAACTGGGGATCGAGGCCCAGGACACCGCCGAGATCGTCCTCGACGGCCTCCGCGTCCCCGAGGAAAACGTCGTCGGCGAGGTCGACCGCGGCTTCTACCAGTTGATGGAGTTCTTCGCGCCGGCCCGCGTCGACGTCGCAGCGCAGGCGACCGGCGTGGCGCAGGCGGCCCTCGAGGCGGCCATCGACTACGCCGGCGAGCGCGAGCAGTTCGACCGACCGATTGCGGAGTTTCAGGCGATCCGACACAAGATCGCGGAGATGGCGACGGGGATCGAGGCGGGACGGTCGCTCGCCTATCGCGCCGCGAGCGCGCTCGAGTCCGGCGATGACGCCACCGCGACGAAACTCGCCGCGATGGCGAAACTGTTCGCCAGCGAGAACGCCGTCGACGTCACCGACGAGGCGCTGCAGGTCCACGGGGGCGCGGGCTACGTCTCGGACCACCCGGTCGAGCGGTTCTACCGGGACGCCCGGATCACCAAGATCTACGACGGCACGAGCGAGATCCAGAAGAACATCGTCGCGGATCAGTTGCTATAG
- a CDS encoding SRPBCC domain-containing protein, translating into MNQIEVFAEIDAPPEVVWDVLLEFESYPEWNPFVRAIEGDPTKGEHLRVRIDPPDSRGMTFKPEVVAVEENRRLAWLGRLVVPFAFDGYHEFRLEPVGDGERTRLLHRETFRGALVPLLLNRDSLEAGFAAMNAAVKERAERRVAAAE; encoded by the coding sequence ATGAATCAGATCGAGGTGTTCGCGGAGATCGACGCCCCGCCCGAGGTCGTCTGGGATGTCCTCCTCGAGTTCGAGAGCTATCCCGAGTGGAATCCGTTCGTCCGCGCGATCGAGGGCGATCCGACCAAGGGCGAACACCTCCGGGTGCGGATCGACCCGCCGGACTCCCGCGGGATGACCTTCAAACCCGAAGTCGTCGCCGTCGAGGAGAACCGCCGGCTCGCGTGGCTCGGCCGACTGGTCGTCCCCTTCGCTTTCGACGGCTACCACGAGTTCCGCCTCGAGCCGGTCGGGGACGGCGAGCGGACGCGACTGCTCCACCGGGAGACGTTCCGCGGCGCGCTCGTCCCGCTGTTGTTGAACCGAGATTCGCTCGAGGCCGGGTTCGCCGCGATGAACGCCGCGGTCAAGGAGCGGGCGGAGCGCCGCGTCGCGGCGGCGGAGTAG
- a CDS encoding tyrosine--tRNA ligase, translating to MDTYDLITRNAEEVVTDEEVRELADDPDGKRAYVGYEPSGVLHLGHLLTANKLIDLQEAGMGVVVLLADVHAYLNGKGTFEEIRDTAEQMKAQFVAYGLDEEQTEFVYGSEFQLDEEYALDLHELELSTTLNRAQRAMAEIQGGETAKVSHVVYPLMQTLDIEYLDLDLAVGGLDQRKVHMLAREELPELGYDVRPALHTPIVADLTSGEGKMSSSEGVTISMEDSTDDLEEKVNSAFCPPTRDPEGDLENPVLELFEYHVFPRFEEVVVERPEKYGGDLRYDDYESLAADLESGELHPADAKGTLASYLDELIAPGREKLLEIRG from the coding sequence ATGGATACCTACGACCTGATCACCCGAAACGCCGAGGAGGTCGTGACCGACGAGGAGGTGCGCGAACTCGCCGACGATCCCGACGGCAAGCGCGCTTACGTCGGTTACGAGCCCTCGGGCGTGCTCCACCTCGGCCACCTGCTGACGGCGAACAAGCTCATCGACCTGCAGGAGGCGGGCATGGGGGTCGTCGTCCTGCTGGCGGACGTCCACGCCTACCTCAACGGGAAGGGCACCTTCGAGGAGATTCGCGACACCGCAGAACAGATGAAGGCGCAGTTCGTCGCCTACGGCCTCGACGAGGAGCAGACGGAGTTCGTCTACGGTTCCGAGTTCCAACTCGACGAGGAGTACGCCCTCGACTTACACGAACTCGAGCTCTCGACGACGCTCAACCGCGCTCAGCGCGCGATGGCCGAGATTCAGGGCGGCGAGACCGCGAAGGTGAGCCACGTCGTCTACCCGCTGATGCAGACGCTGGACATCGAGTACCTCGACCTCGACCTCGCCGTCGGCGGCCTCGACCAGCGCAAAGTCCACATGCTCGCTCGCGAGGAACTGCCCGAACTCGGCTACGACGTGCGGCCCGCCCTCCACACGCCCATCGTCGCCGACCTCACCAGCGGCGAGGGGAAGATGTCCTCGAGCGAGGGCGTCACCATCTCGATGGAGGACTCGACGGACGACCTCGAGGAGAAGGTCAACTCGGCGTTCTGTCCGCCGACCCGGGATCCAGAGGGCGACCTCGAGAACCCCGTGCTCGAACTCTTCGAGTACCACGTCTTCCCCCGTTTCGAGGAAGTCGTCGTCGAACGACCCGAGAAGTACGGCGGCGATCTGCGCTACGACGACTACGAGTCGCTGGCCGCGGACCTCGAGTCGGGCGAACTCCACCCCGCCGACGCGAAGGGGACGCTGGCGAGCTACCTGGACGAACTGATCGCGCCGGGTCGGGAGAAACTGCTCGAGATTCGGGGATAG
- a CDS encoding amidohydrolase family protein, which translates to MERTGTILRGREFEPVEGRVVIDDDGRIEAIEETAVESDDIILPAFVNAHTHIGDSIAKEAGGGLSLEELVAPPDGLKHRLLRAASQDELAAAMRRSLQFMQESGTAACLDFREGGVEGVETLERAADGLAIDALSFARGSIDAMRAGDGFGASGANDSEFGAERAATREAGKPFGIHAGEVDSSDIDPALDLEPEFLVHMVHPEPDHLERVAEQQVPIVVCPRSNLVTDVGLSPYEELSERTTLALGTDNVMLNSPSMFREMEFLTKLSELPADEILRMATVNGAEIADREYGLVEPGREARLLVLDGDSHNLAGARDPVRAVVRRAGVDDVREVVFGTETI; encoded by the coding sequence ATGGAACGAACGGGGACCATCCTCAGAGGCCGCGAGTTCGAACCCGTCGAGGGTCGCGTCGTGATCGACGACGACGGACGGATCGAAGCGATCGAAGAGACGGCGGTGGAGAGCGACGATATCATCCTCCCGGCGTTCGTCAACGCCCACACGCACATCGGCGACTCGATCGCGAAGGAGGCCGGCGGCGGCCTCTCGCTCGAGGAACTGGTCGCGCCGCCAGACGGGCTGAAACACCGGCTCCTCCGGGCGGCGTCGCAAGACGAACTCGCCGCCGCGATGCGCCGGTCGCTGCAGTTCATGCAGGAATCGGGGACCGCCGCCTGTCTCGACTTCCGCGAGGGCGGCGTCGAGGGCGTCGAGACCCTCGAGCGGGCCGCCGACGGCCTCGCGATCGACGCGCTCTCGTTCGCCCGGGGCTCGATCGACGCGATGCGCGCCGGCGACGGGTTCGGCGCGAGCGGCGCCAACGACTCCGAGTTCGGGGCCGAGCGGGCGGCGACCCGCGAGGCGGGCAAACCGTTCGGCATCCACGCCGGCGAGGTCGATTCCAGCGATATCGATCCCGCGCTGGACCTCGAACCGGAGTTTCTGGTTCACATGGTTCACCCGGAGCCGGATCACCTCGAGCGCGTCGCGGAACAGCAGGTTCCGATCGTGGTCTGTCCGCGCTCGAACCTCGTGACCGACGTCGGACTGTCGCCATACGAGGAACTCAGTGAGCGTACGACGCTGGCTCTCGGGACCGACAACGTGATGCTCAACTCGCCGTCGATGTTCCGGGAGATGGAGTTCCTCACCAAGCTCTCGGAGCTGCCGGCCGACGAGATCCTCCGGATGGCCACGGTCAACGGCGCGGAGATCGCCGACCGCGAGTACGGCCTCGTCGAACCCGGTCGAGAGGCACGCCTACTGGTACTGGACGGCGACTCGCACAACCTCGCCGGCGCGCGGGATCCCGTCCGCGCCGTCGTCCGACGGGCCGGCGTCGACGACGTCCGCGAGGTCGTGTTCGGAACCGAGACGATCTGA
- a CDS encoding class I SAM-dependent methyltransferase, with protein MVTDRRDRTPTADPPATDDDHADHLERSRTVWDRWSDWYGMSEKDFEPIREAAIDRLDLQRGDRVLEIGCGPGVNFERVRRDIGAEGELVAVDYSPGMLENARERIEAHGWENVRVLRADATTVEFDEPFDAALATLSLSVMPDVRRAAETVSQSLVPGARLAVVDVRPFPSGPARVLNPFVRRFLRWYANWNPDDDVAESLDDVFDTCELVDTHFLGTAYTAVCGKRDAA; from the coding sequence ATGGTCACGGACCGACGAGACCGAACCCCGACAGCCGATCCCCCCGCCACGGACGACGACCACGCCGACCACCTCGAGCGCAGTCGGACGGTCTGGGACCGCTGGAGCGACTGGTACGGCATGAGCGAGAAAGATTTCGAACCGATTCGCGAGGCGGCCATCGACCGACTCGACCTGCAGCGGGGCGACCGCGTGCTCGAGATCGGCTGCGGTCCCGGCGTCAACTTCGAGCGGGTTCGACGCGATATCGGCGCGGAGGGCGAACTCGTCGCCGTCGACTACAGCCCCGGAATGCTCGAGAACGCACGCGAACGAATCGAGGCACACGGCTGGGAGAACGTCCGGGTGCTCCGGGCCGACGCGACGACGGTCGAGTTCGACGAGCCCTTCGACGCGGCGCTCGCGACGCTCTCCCTCTCGGTTATGCCCGACGTTCGCCGCGCCGCGGAGACCGTCTCCCAGTCACTCGTCCCCGGCGCGCGCCTCGCGGTCGTCGACGTTCGGCCGTTTCCGAGCGGCCCCGCTCGAGTCCTGAACCCCTTCGTCCGACGGTTCTTGCGCTGGTACGCGAACTGGAACCCCGACGATGACGTCGCGGAGTCGCTGGACGACGTCTTCGATACGTGCGAACTCGTCGACACGCACTTCCTCGGCACCGCGTACACGGCCGTTTGCGGGAAGCGAGACGCCGCGTGA